The following proteins are encoded in a genomic region of Mycobacterium sp. 155:
- a CDS encoding oxygenase MpaB family protein codes for MTEDTSGTCPMTSVAPTPLGPDSLTWKYFGDWRGMLQGPWAGSMQNMHPQLGAAVEDHSIFFQERWPRLLRSLYPIGGVVFDGDRAPLTGAEVRDYHVNIKGVDAQGRRYHALNPDVFYWAHATFFVGTIIVADRLAGGISEADKRQLFEEHKQWYSMYGMSMRPVPETWEDFQAYWDHMCRNVLENNKAARDVLDLSELPKPPFAAKMPGWLWALQRRYIVHPLFVWFTVGLYDPAVRDLMGYTWTDRDERRHRLLGKVIGHVFKLVPKRHHYHPRARAGWDRATGRIPADAPLVHTPARNLPPVGHRDNGMHYSPAV; via the coding sequence ATGCCCGATGACCAGCGTCGCGCCCACCCCACTGGGGCCCGATTCGTTGACGTGGAAGTACTTCGGTGACTGGCGCGGCATGCTGCAGGGCCCGTGGGCCGGCTCGATGCAGAACATGCACCCGCAACTCGGCGCTGCGGTCGAGGACCACTCGATCTTCTTCCAGGAACGCTGGCCGAGGCTGCTGCGCTCGCTATACCCGATCGGCGGGGTGGTCTTCGACGGCGACCGTGCTCCGCTGACTGGCGCCGAGGTGCGCGACTACCACGTCAACATCAAGGGTGTCGACGCGCAGGGGCGCCGGTACCACGCCCTGAATCCCGATGTCTTCTACTGGGCGCATGCGACGTTCTTCGTCGGCACCATCATCGTCGCCGACCGGCTTGCGGGCGGTATCTCCGAGGCCGACAAGCGGCAGCTCTTCGAGGAACACAAGCAGTGGTACTCGATGTACGGCATGAGCATGCGGCCTGTCCCCGAAACCTGGGAGGACTTCCAGGCCTACTGGGATCACATGTGCCGCAATGTCTTGGAGAACAACAAGGCGGCTCGCGACGTGCTGGACCTATCCGAGCTACCCAAGCCGCCGTTCGCCGCGAAGATGCCCGGCTGGCTGTGGGCTCTGCAGCGCCGCTATATCGTGCACCCGCTGTTCGTTTGGTTCACCGTCGGTCTGTACGACCCCGCTGTGCGGGACCTAATGGGCTACACCTGGACCGACCGCGACGAGCGGCGACACCGGTTGCTGGGCAAGGTGATCGGCCACGTGTTCAAACTGGTGCCGAAGCGGCATCACTATCATCCGAGGGCCCGCGCCGGTTGGGATCGGGCGACCGGACGTATCCCCGCGGATGCACCGCTGGTGCACACCCCGGCCCGCAACTTGCCGCCGGTGGGCCACCGCGACAACGGGATGCATTACAGCCCGGCAGTGTGA